A region from the Bacteroidota bacterium genome encodes:
- the gcvP gene encoding aminomethyl-transferring glycine dehydrogenase — translation MTIHSNTDTFSSRHIGPSAKEQADMLKAIGAESLDSLISDTIPADIRLRKPLQLPAPLSEPEMLAHIWDLAAMNKVYRTFIGRGYYDTHVPSVIRRNILENPGWYTQYTPYQAEIAQGRLEALLNFQTMVIDLTGMEIANASLLDEGTAAAEAMTMLYGLTRQTRPDAHTFLVAGPVFSQTLDVLTTRAEPVGINIRQVAMNDVTLSDDVFGIFMQYPDANGEVSDIEPLIRKSEAAGILTVVAADLLSLVLLKAPGESGASVVVGTTQRFGVPMGFGGPHAGYFATREAFKRNLPGRIIGVSIDADGNPALRMALQTREQHIRRDKATSNICTAQVLLAVMASMYAVYHGSDGLKAIATHIHSLAVRLGSGLRQLGLTPLNSSWFDTIRLDLSGLPGGKDALAAALDAKGINIWIEPSGLASISVDETKTQSDIDDLLGVFAGLTGKSWSHVNGQSSVIPGPLRRQSAFLTHPVFNRYHSETDMMRYIKQLENKDLSLNFSMIPLGSCTMKLNAATEMIPLTWSEYSSIHPFVPASQARGYLEMICSLGMYLCEITGFSGISFQPNSGAQGEYAGLLTIRAWHKSKNQDHRDVVLIPSSAHGTNPASAVMAGYQVVVVGCDALGNIDLADLQAKIEQYRDRLSSLMVTYPSTHGVFESAIRSICQQVHDAGGLVYMDGANMNAQVGLTSPAMIGADVCHLNLHKTFCIPHGGGGPGVGPIAVAEHLVPFLPGHPVVETGGNKAIHAVSSAPYGSALILLISYAYIKMMGGDSLRAATEVAILNANYIKSRLEKEIPVLYQGEKGCVAHEAIFDLRPFKPAGIEAEDVAKRLMDYGFHAPTVSFPVAGTIMIEPTESESRQELDRFCDALLSIREEIREIEQGVADRVDNVLKNAPHTVGRVTADSWTHAYSRSKAAWPLPYLKEKKFWPSVARVNNAHGDRTLICSCPPVSEYMTSHS, via the coding sequence ATGACTATTCACTCCAATACCGACACATTTTCCTCCCGTCATATCGGACCCTCTGCTAAAGAACAGGCTGACATGTTAAAGGCCATCGGGGCAGAGAGCCTTGACTCACTTATCAGCGACACCATTCCTGCCGATATCCGGCTCAGGAAACCGTTGCAATTGCCAGCGCCTCTTTCAGAACCCGAGATGCTGGCACATATCTGGGATCTTGCTGCAATGAATAAAGTGTACCGGACCTTTATTGGCCGTGGGTATTATGATACCCATGTTCCTTCCGTTATCAGAAGGAACATTCTGGAAAATCCGGGATGGTACACACAATACACCCCCTACCAGGCCGAAATTGCCCAGGGACGGCTGGAAGCATTGCTGAATTTTCAGACCATGGTGATCGACCTTACCGGTATGGAGATTGCCAATGCCTCTCTGCTCGATGAAGGCACCGCCGCTGCTGAGGCCATGACCATGCTTTATGGTCTGACACGTCAGACACGGCCGGATGCTCATACCTTTCTGGTAGCAGGACCGGTTTTCAGCCAGACGCTTGATGTGCTGACCACCCGGGCAGAACCGGTGGGAATTAACATCCGGCAGGTTGCCATGAACGACGTTACCTTGTCCGATGATGTTTTCGGAATTTTTATGCAATACCCCGATGCGAACGGGGAGGTTTCAGATATTGAGCCGCTGATCAGAAAAAGTGAAGCAGCCGGTATACTGACGGTGGTTGCAGCTGATCTGCTCAGTCTGGTATTACTGAAGGCGCCTGGCGAATCAGGAGCTTCGGTGGTTGTGGGAACCACTCAGCGATTTGGCGTGCCAATGGGCTTCGGAGGTCCGCATGCCGGTTATTTTGCAACCAGAGAGGCATTTAAGCGAAACCTTCCCGGCCGGATTATTGGTGTTTCCATTGATGCGGATGGAAATCCGGCCCTTCGGATGGCACTTCAGACCCGCGAACAGCACATTCGTCGCGATAAAGCCACCAGCAACATTTGTACCGCACAGGTCCTTCTGGCTGTTATGGCCTCAATGTATGCGGTTTATCATGGATCAGATGGTTTAAAGGCCATCGCCACTCATATTCATTCTCTGGCGGTCCGACTTGGTTCCGGTCTCAGACAATTGGGATTAACTCCATTGAATTCATCCTGGTTCGATACCATCCGTCTGGATCTTTCCGGGTTGCCCGGGGGGAAGGATGCCCTGGCGGCCGCTCTCGATGCGAAAGGGATCAACATCTGGATTGAACCATCCGGCCTGGCTTCTATCAGCGTGGATGAAACGAAAACACAATCCGACATTGATGATCTGCTGGGAGTGTTTGCCGGACTGACCGGAAAAAGCTGGTCACATGTGAATGGTCAATCCTCGGTAATACCGGGTCCTCTCAGAAGACAATCTGCTTTTCTCACCCATCCGGTTTTTAACCGCTATCATTCAGAAACAGATATGATGCGGTACATCAAACAGCTCGAAAACAAGGATTTATCCCTTAACTTTTCAATGATACCACTGGGTTCCTGCACCATGAAATTGAATGCAGCAACCGAAATGATTCCCTTGACCTGGTCAGAGTATTCATCAATTCATCCATTTGTTCCGGCTTCCCAGGCACGTGGATACCTTGAAATGATCTGCAGTCTCGGAATGTACCTCTGCGAGATTACCGGATTCAGCGGAATTTCTTTCCAACCCAATTCGGGAGCACAGGGTGAATACGCCGGGTTACTGACCATCCGGGCCTGGCATAAGAGTAAAAATCAGGATCACCGGGATGTGGTTCTGATTCCTTCATCTGCGCATGGCACCAATCCGGCCAGTGCGGTTATGGCCGGCTATCAGGTGGTCGTGGTCGGATGCGATGCACTGGGGAATATCGATCTGGCTGATCTTCAGGCAAAAATCGAACAATATCGTGACCGTTTGTCCAGTCTGATGGTGACCTATCCTTCCACTCACGGGGTCTTCGAGTCGGCTATCCGCTCAATTTGCCAGCAGGTACATGATGCTGGCGGACTGGTTTATATGGATGGAGCAAATATGAACGCTCAGGTTGGCCTGACCTCGCCCGCCATGATCGGAGCCGATGTGTGCCATCTGAATCTCCATAAGACCTTCTGCATACCTCACGGCGGCGGCGGACCCGGTGTCGGTCCCATTGCCGTTGCTGAACATCTGGTGCCTTTCCTTCCGGGCCATCCTGTGGTGGAAACCGGTGGAAATAAAGCCATTCATGCAGTGTCGAGCGCGCCTTATGGCAGTGCATTGATTCTGCTGATCTCTTATGCCTATATAAAAATGATGGGTGGTGACAGTCTCCGGGCGGCTACTGAAGTGGCGATCCTGAACGCCAATTACATCAAATCCCGATTGGAAAAGGAAATTCCTGTTCTTTACCAGGGAGAAAAGGGTTGTGTGGCACATGAGGCCATTTTTGATCTCCGTCCGTTTAAACCGGCTGGAATCGAGGCAGAAGATGTAGCCAAACGACTGATGGATTATGGCTTTCATGCGCCTACCGTCAGTTTCCCTGTTGCTGGTACCATAATGATTGAACCGACTGAAAGTGAATCCAGACAGGAATTGGATCGTTTCTGCGATGCATTGCTCTCCATCCGTGAAGAAATCAGGGAAATAGAGCAGGGTGTGGCCGATCGGGTGGATAACGTTCTAAAGAATGCGCCACATACTGTCGGAAGAGTAACAGCCGATTCCTGGACGCACGCTTACTCAAGAAGCAAGGCAGCCTGGCCATTGCCTTATCTGAAAGAAAAGAAATTCTGGCCATCGGTTGCGCGTGTGAACAATGCCCATGGCGACCGGACCCTGATTTGCTCCTGTCCGCCGGTAAGCGAGTACATGACCAGTCACTCCTGA
- the rpmF gene encoding 50S ribosomal protein L32, which translates to MPNPKRKSSKMHARNRRAHFKSATPALSVCPKCQHPKLQHRACANCGFYAGKYVVEKTEKV; encoded by the coding sequence ATGCCAAATCCAAAACGGAAATCGTCCAAAATGCACGCACGTAACCGTCGTGCTCATTTCAAATCCGCCACTCCTGCACTGAGCGTCTGCCCGAAATGTCAGCATCCGAAACTGCAGCATCGCGCATGCGCCAACTGCGGATTCTATGCCGGAAAGTACGTGGTTGAGAAAACTGAAAAAGTCTGA
- the plsX gene encoding phosphate acyltransferase PlsX, with the protein MRIVVDAMGGDFAPKNIVAGTLEAIQESGNRFEVILTGDETAIRKELADAGASLPATCHIHHCSQVITFEDSAATAVKGKPDSSIVVGLGLCREGKADAFLSAGNTGAVMAASTYILGRIPGVSRPTISAFFPRRPSGHNLILDVGANVDCKAEHLVQFAVMGSIFCREMLGVPNPKVGLLNIGEEEGKGNELAKEAWPKLKASHLNFVGNVEGRDLFTDEADVYVCDGFTGNIILKFAESIGHLISHQLKKQMVSMQLPEEKMMQIGGVLKQTMKSFDYEEFGGVPLLGVNGVSIIGHGGSTPKAVKNMIYEAEKMVNLGVNRKIQEAISQNQ; encoded by the coding sequence ATGCGGATCGTCGTTGATGCGATGGGAGGCGATTTTGCACCAAAAAACATCGTTGCCGGCACTCTTGAAGCCATTCAGGAATCCGGAAACCGGTTTGAAGTGATTCTGACCGGTGACGAGACAGCGATCCGAAAGGAACTCGCCGATGCCGGAGCATCTCTGCCGGCCACCTGCCATATCCATCACTGCTCCCAGGTGATCACCTTTGAAGATTCGGCCGCAACGGCCGTTAAAGGTAAACCTGACAGTTCGATTGTGGTCGGATTGGGTCTCTGCCGCGAAGGCAAGGCCGACGCCTTTCTCAGTGCCGGCAATACAGGTGCTGTGATGGCAGCCTCCACTTACATTCTCGGTCGGATTCCGGGTGTGTCCCGTCCGACCATTTCCGCGTTTTTCCCCCGCCGTCCTTCCGGTCATAATCTGATCCTCGATGTTGGCGCCAATGTGGACTGCAAGGCTGAACATCTGGTTCAGTTTGCCGTCATGGGTTCCATCTTCTGCCGCGAAATGCTGGGTGTACCCAATCCGAAAGTCGGATTGCTGAACATCGGCGAAGAGGAAGGAAAAGGGAACGAGCTTGCCAAGGAAGCCTGGCCAAAACTAAAGGCCAGTCATCTCAACTTTGTTGGCAATGTGGAAGGCCGCGACCTTTTTACCGATGAAGCCGATGTCTATGTCTGTGACGGGTTCACCGGGAACATCATTCTCAAATTTGCCGAATCAATCGGCCACCTGATCTCCCACCAGTTAAAAAAACAAATGGTTTCCATGCAGCTGCCCGAAGAGAAAATGATGCAGATCGGCGGCGTGCTTAAACAAACCATGAAATCCTTTGATTACGAGGAATTTGGCGGCGTTCCGCTCCTCGGCGTAAACGGGGTTTCCATCATTGGCCACGGTGGCTCTACACCCAAGGCCGTTAAAAACATGATTTATGAAGCTGAAAAGATGGTTAACCTCGGTGTTAACCGGAAAATTCAGGAAGCGATTTCGCAAAATCAGTAA
- the fabF gene encoding beta-ketoacyl-ACP synthase II: protein MMQKQQRVVITGMGALTPIGLTAPAFWDGLMAAKSGAGPVTRFDPTQFDTKFACELKGFNPADYMDRKAAQRMDAFCQYGVVAADEAILDSGINSSANLDKNRVGVTIGSGIGGMQVYENQCRNFIEGGPGRVSPFFIPMLIPDIIAGHVSIKHGFKGPNYCTVSACATGSHSIADAFMLITMGLADVMVAGGAEAPVCNLGVSGFNSMKAMSTRNDAPEKASRPFDKDRDGFVIGEGAGVLVLESYEHAIARGAKIYAEMVGFGITADAYHITAPAPGGEGAVRAMKGAIAMAGINPSQIGYVNAHGTSTPLGDKQESEAIKTVFGDHAYKMKVSSTKSMTGHLLGAAGGIEAIATILAIKNGRIPPTINLENQDPECDLDYVPNKPVDFALEYAMSNTFGFGGHNATLLIKKYQS from the coding sequence ATCATGCAAAAACAACAACGTGTTGTCATTACAGGAATGGGTGCGCTTACCCCTATCGGGTTAACGGCACCAGCTTTTTGGGATGGTCTCATGGCTGCAAAGTCAGGAGCAGGTCCGGTAACCCGGTTCGATCCAACCCAGTTTGATACCAAATTTGCCTGTGAACTCAAAGGGTTTAATCCGGCCGATTATATGGATCGGAAAGCCGCTCAGCGGATGGATGCCTTTTGCCAGTATGGCGTGGTTGCCGCCGATGAAGCCATTCTCGATTCTGGAATAAACAGTTCTGCCAATCTGGATAAAAACCGGGTCGGTGTGACCATTGGTTCCGGAATCGGTGGAATGCAGGTGTATGAAAATCAATGCCGGAATTTCATTGAAGGCGGTCCCGGACGGGTCAGCCCCTTCTTCATTCCGATGCTGATTCCCGACATCATTGCCGGGCATGTTTCGATCAAACATGGATTCAAAGGGCCCAATTACTGTACAGTCAGTGCCTGTGCCACCGGAAGCCACTCAATTGCTGATGCGTTCATGCTCATCACCATGGGATTGGCTGATGTCATGGTGGCGGGTGGGGCCGAAGCCCCGGTTTGTAACCTCGGTGTTTCCGGGTTTAACTCAATGAAAGCCATGTCCACCCGGAATGATGCCCCCGAAAAAGCCTCCCGGCCCTTCGATAAGGATCGGGATGGATTTGTGATCGGTGAAGGGGCCGGTGTGCTGGTATTGGAATCCTATGAACATGCCATTGCCCGTGGTGCCAAAATTTATGCAGAAATGGTTGGTTTTGGTATTACTGCCGACGCTTACCACATCACGGCTCCCGCCCCGGGTGGGGAAGGCGCCGTCCGCGCCATGAAAGGTGCAATTGCCATGGCCGGTATCAATCCTTCTCAGATCGGTTATGTGAATGCACACGGCACATCCACCCCGTTGGGTGATAAGCAGGAATCGGAAGCCATCAAGACTGTTTTTGGTGATCACGCCTACAAAATGAAGGTCAGTTCCACCAAATCCATGACCGGTCACTTATTGGGTGCGGCCGGTGGTATTGAAGCCATTGCCACCATCCTGGCTATAAAGAACGGCCGGATACCTCCGACCATTAACCTTGAGAATCAGGATCCGGAATGCGATCTGGATTATGTTCCTAACAAACCGGTTGATTTTGCGCTTGAATACGCCATGAGCAATACCTTTGGTTTTGGCGGCCATAACGCAACCCTGCTGATCAAAAAATATCAATCCTGA
- a CDS encoding VCBS repeat-containing protein produces MNQLWVLFLLLVPFTGLSQNKLSVTDLKVRGTITDYHVDDLNGDSKPDILVSYYITQKNGQVNRYLALFLQTQGGYLAEPNQILIIDPEIIGYDLANLTGDEKPEIVLVSASTVEVGVLKDGLVLKESIKILSAISFFLQNPDIHHLPKLTLKNPVKQNGVDQLLILETSGLVLMTPVMKKNLTADKSYLSFDPPVSVTHNSSTVGTDVSLSYPGLVSGGSSLPQSVFLVFRDQIHWVRLNDFAKTPDKGPGVSVRFNRGENETVNIGSVSDLNNDDVPDVVVERRQPRDIITNRLSIDFYYGRADKNQFSLPATPDQRIVSEALVVDFELADLNNDNRTDVVVMEMSVSMGNFLSNLVNSDAKAVYKFHIQKNGKFSSTPSLEKDVNQQIDLNKNYFKPVFLSAAADFDGDGLPEILIKRSEKSMIAFGGSSSSLITASPVLESAIAVPYHSRRTVAYHLFDQRRQDLILTYGNLDSEGLRSVLRILSR; encoded by the coding sequence ATGAACCAACTTTGGGTCTTGTTTTTACTTCTGGTTCCGTTCACGGGTTTGTCTCAGAACAAACTGTCGGTGACCGATCTGAAGGTCAGAGGGACCATCACCGATTATCATGTCGATGATCTCAACGGCGATTCAAAACCCGATATTCTGGTTTCCTATTACATCACCCAGAAAAACGGACAGGTAAACCGGTATCTGGCACTGTTTCTTCAGACGCAGGGTGGCTATCTGGCAGAACCAAACCAGATACTGATCATCGATCCTGAAATTATCGGCTATGATCTTGCCAATCTGACCGGGGACGAAAAACCTGAAATTGTGCTGGTTTCTGCATCCACAGTCGAGGTGGGCGTCCTGAAAGACGGATTGGTTCTGAAAGAATCCATCAAAATTCTGTCAGCCATCTCTTTCTTCCTGCAGAATCCCGACATCCATCACCTCCCAAAACTGACTTTGAAAAATCCGGTGAAACAGAATGGCGTTGATCAGCTCCTCATTCTGGAAACCTCGGGTCTGGTTCTGATGACACCGGTCATGAAAAAAAACCTGACAGCCGACAAATCGTATCTGAGCTTTGATCCCCCGGTGTCGGTCACGCACAATTCATCCACCGTGGGAACCGATGTGTCGTTGAGCTATCCGGGGCTGGTTTCCGGCGGATCCAGCCTTCCCCAATCAGTATTTCTGGTATTCAGAGATCAGATTCATTGGGTCCGGCTCAATGATTTTGCTAAAACTCCCGATAAGGGACCCGGTGTTTCGGTCCGGTTTAACCGTGGTGAAAATGAAACGGTCAACATCGGATCGGTCTCGGACCTGAACAATGATGACGTGCCGGATGTGGTTGTGGAAAGGCGTCAGCCGCGCGATATCATTACCAACCGGCTTTCCATTGATTTTTACTATGGACGGGCCGACAAAAACCAGTTCAGTTTGCCAGCCACACCCGATCAGCGGATTGTATCAGAGGCCTTGGTGGTGGATTTTGAACTGGCCGATCTGAATAATGATAACCGAACCGACGTGGTGGTAATGGAAATGTCCGTTTCCATGGGGAATTTCCTTAGTAACCTGGTCAACAGTGATGCAAAAGCAGTTTACAAATTCCATATTCAGAAAAATGGCAAGTTCAGCAGCACACCCTCCCTCGAAAAGGATGTGAATCAGCAGATTGACCTGAATAAGAACTATTTTAAACCCGTTTTTCTCTCTGCTGCGGCCGATTTTGATGGTGATGGTCTCCCGGAGATTCTGATTAAAAGGTCAGAAAAATCGATGATCGCCTTCGGGGGAAGCTCTTCTTCACTGATTACCGCCTCTCCCGTGCTGGAATCAGCCATAGCAGTTCCGTATCATTCCCGAAGAACGGTCGCATACCACTTGTTTGATCAAAGACGGCAGGATCTGATCCTGACTTACGGAAACCTTGATTCCGAAGGTCTCCGATCGGTTTTACGTATTCTGTCCCGCTGA
- the rnc gene encoding ribonuclease III, with protein MIEWGNQVRRLPDLFSPSWWKRALRYRHLTGYLVRNPDLFRVALTHKSYLENTSEFASSSYERLEFLGDAILDLVVAETLFHEFPDRNEGFLSKKRDQIVNGRLLSRIGEELGLFNYISATRGLKRGVVYENQKMLADTLEALIGAIYIDHSYTMARRFVQRVIISRIDFSHLSTHDDNFKSRLLERVQSCGYGDLRYLCIREDGPPHRREYTMQVRIGEKLFGSGQGRNKKEAEQLAALETLKMMDSASESSD; from the coding sequence ATGATTGAATGGGGAAACCAGGTCCGGCGGTTGCCGGACCTTTTCTCTCCCTCCTGGTGGAAACGTGCGCTTCGTTACCGCCATCTTACCGGCTACCTTGTCAGAAATCCCGATCTGTTCCGGGTTGCCCTGACTCATAAAAGCTACCTTGAAAACACCTCTGAGTTTGCCTCGAGCAGCTACGAACGTCTCGAATTCCTCGGTGATGCCATTCTGGATCTGGTGGTGGCCGAAACTCTTTTTCACGAGTTTCCCGACCGAAACGAAGGCTTTCTTTCCAAAAAACGGGATCAGATTGTAAATGGCCGGCTTCTTTCCCGTATCGGTGAAGAATTGGGGCTTTTTAACTACATTTCTGCAACCCGCGGATTAAAAAGGGGAGTGGTCTATGAGAACCAGAAAATGCTGGCTGATACACTCGAAGCTCTTATTGGTGCCATTTACATTGATCATTCATACACCATGGCCCGGCGCTTCGTTCAACGGGTGATCATCTCACGTATTGACTTTTCTCACTTGAGCACTCACGATGACAATTTTAAAAGCCGGCTTCTGGAACGGGTTCAGTCCTGCGGCTACGGAGACCTCAGGTACCTGTGCATCCGGGAAGATGGTCCGCCCCACCGGCGTGAATACACCATGCAGGTCAGAATCGGGGAAAAATTATTCGGATCCGGACAGGGTAGAAACAAAAAAGAAGCAGAACAACTGGCTGCATTAGAAACCCTTAAAATGATGGATTCCGCTTCGGAATCTTCGGACTGA
- the fabG gene encoding 3-oxoacyl-[acyl-carrier-protein] reductase, protein MINLKGKTALVTGGTRGIGRSIVLKLAEAGADVAFTYRSSSAQADELKAEVEKLGVRALAFQSDAANAEQAVKTVSELVAAWGRLDVLVNNAGVTKDGLLMRMTEADWDLVINTNLKSVFNYTKAVMKTMMSQRSGKIINISSVVGSMGNAGQANYAASKAGIAGFSKSVAKELASRNITCNVVAPGWVETDMTSVLSEDARNAFLQNIPLKRSATPNDIANACLFLSSDLSNYITGQVLHVDGGMVMA, encoded by the coding sequence ATGATCAACCTGAAAGGTAAAACAGCTCTGGTTACCGGCGGAACCCGAGGTATCGGCAGGTCCATTGTGTTGAAACTGGCTGAAGCCGGTGCCGATGTCGCCTTTACCTACCGCAGTTCGTCTGCTCAGGCAGATGAATTAAAAGCCGAAGTGGAAAAACTGGGTGTGAGGGCTCTTGCATTCCAATCGGATGCAGCCAATGCTGAACAGGCTGTCAAAACCGTTTCTGAACTGGTTGCTGCGTGGGGCCGCCTGGATGTTCTGGTTAATAATGCCGGAGTGACCAAGGACGGACTCCTCATGCGGATGACCGAAGCTGATTGGGATCTGGTGATCAATACCAATCTGAAATCGGTTTTCAATTATACCAAAGCTGTGATGAAAACCATGATGAGCCAGCGATCGGGAAAAATTATCAATATTTCCTCGGTAGTTGGATCCATGGGGAATGCCGGACAGGCCAATTATGCCGCTTCCAAGGCTGGTATTGCCGGTTTCAGTAAATCGGTGGCCAAGGAACTTGCCAGCCGGAACATCACCTGTAATGTGGTTGCTCCGGGTTGGGTCGAAACCGACATGACTTCTGTTCTTTCTGAAGATGCACGGAATGCTTTTCTTCAGAATATACCCCTGAAACGGTCTGCCACACCAAATGATATTGCCAACGCCTGCTTATTCCTATCCTCCGACCTGAGTAATTATATTACCGGTCAGGTTCTGCATGTGGATGGCGGAATGGTGATGGCCTGA
- a CDS encoding acyl carrier protein, with product MANVSEKVKEIIIEKLGVDATQITNEASFTNDLGADSLDTVELIMEFEKAFGITIPDEDAEKIGTVGDAVKYIESHSK from the coding sequence GTGGCCAACGTTTCGGAAAAAGTAAAAGAAATCATTATCGAAAAACTGGGAGTTGATGCTACCCAGATCACCAACGAAGCCAGTTTCACCAATGACCTGGGTGCCGACTCTCTCGACACCGTTGAACTGATCATGGAATTCGAAAAGGCCTTCGGAATTACCATTCCGGATGAAGATGCCGAAAAAATCGGTACCGTTGGCGATGCGGTTAAATACATCGAATCGCACTCCAAGTAA
- the fabD gene encoding ACP S-malonyltransferase has product MKTAWVFPGQASQYVGMTSDFRQSSAEAADFIRQADRVLGFPISDIMIAGPEDQLKQTEITQPAIFIHSLLVARFLKGEFHAVAGHSLGEYSALCAAGVFDFETGLKLVRLRGELMQKAGTDNPGTMAAVVGATPDAVAEACREASSAGIVQPANFNSPGQIVISGSVDGVRRAMEIAKTKGAKIVKELVVSGAFHSPLMASASEKLGHALQTTEFKTPSVAVYTNVTAEPVTDPATLKSLSLKQLTSPVLWENSVVNMSRDGIGRFVEVGPGKVLQGLIKRTVTDAVCLGVDKFSELEGATA; this is encoded by the coding sequence ATGAAAACAGCTTGGGTTTTTCCGGGACAGGCGTCCCAATATGTCGGAATGACCTCCGATTTCAGGCAGTCATCTGCAGAAGCCGCCGACTTTATCCGTCAGGCAGACCGGGTGCTTGGATTTCCCATTTCCGATATCATGATTGCGGGCCCTGAGGACCAATTAAAACAGACCGAGATCACTCAGCCAGCCATTTTTATTCATAGTCTGCTGGTGGCCAGATTCCTGAAAGGGGAGTTTCATGCGGTGGCCGGACATTCACTGGGTGAGTATTCGGCCCTGTGCGCAGCCGGCGTATTCGATTTTGAAACCGGCCTGAAACTCGTTCGTCTGCGTGGAGAACTGATGCAGAAAGCAGGCACAGACAATCCGGGAACCATGGCTGCTGTGGTCGGAGCCACTCCCGATGCGGTGGCCGAAGCCTGCCGGGAAGCCTCCTCTGCCGGAATCGTTCAGCCAGCTAACTTCAACTCTCCTGGTCAGATTGTGATTTCCGGATCGGTTGATGGCGTTCGGCGTGCAATGGAAATTGCCAAAACCAAGGGCGCGAAAATTGTGAAGGAACTGGTCGTTTCAGGTGCCTTCCACTCCCCGCTGATGGCCTCGGCCTCTGAAAAACTGGGTCACGCGCTTCAAACAACCGAATTCAAAACACCTTCAGTCGCCGTCTATACCAATGTGACAGCAGAACCGGTTACGGACCCTGCCACCTTGAAATCCCTCTCCCTTAAACAGCTGACCAGTCCGGTCTTATGGGAGAATTCAGTAGTGAATATGTCACGCGATGGAATCGGACGGTTTGTAGAAGTCGGACCCGGAAAAGTTCTGCAGGGACTGATTAAGAGGACCGTCACCGATGCGGTTTGTCTGGGTGTTGATAAATTTTCTGAACTGGAAGGAGCCACCGCATGA
- a CDS encoding ketoacyl-ACP synthase III — translation MKITATITAVGKYLPEDVLSNKDFEKMFDTTDEWITTRTGISERRILKDPNKATSYMMAEACRRVLEQRKIKAEEIDLIVACTVTPDMFFPSTACLVQNEIGAKKAFAFDLSAACSGFLYGLTTGAQFIESGKCKKVLVVGGDKMSSIVDYTDRTTAILFGDGAGAVLLEPTTDGTGILDSILYSDGSGKDYLYMKGGGSLHPPTHKTVDSKMHYLFQDGKTVFKSAVTGMADVSAEILEKNGLKGSDVAYLIPHQANLRIIDATANRMGIDNSKVIINIGKYGNTTAATIPLALCDAIEQSKIRRGDNIILAAFGAGYTWGAIWLKWAYNT, via the coding sequence ATGAAAATCACCGCAACAATTACGGCCGTAGGAAAATATCTTCCTGAGGATGTCCTTTCCAATAAAGATTTCGAGAAAATGTTCGATACCACCGATGAGTGGATCACTACCCGGACCGGAATTTCTGAACGGCGGATTCTGAAAGACCCCAATAAAGCCACCAGCTACATGATGGCTGAAGCCTGCCGGCGGGTCCTGGAACAACGCAAAATCAAAGCCGAAGAAATTGATCTGATCGTTGCCTGCACCGTAACCCCCGACATGTTTTTCCCATCCACTGCCTGCCTCGTGCAGAATGAAATCGGAGCTAAAAAGGCGTTTGCCTTCGATCTCAGTGCAGCTTGTTCAGGGTTTTTATATGGTTTGACGACCGGTGCTCAATTCATTGAAAGCGGAAAGTGCAAAAAGGTTTTGGTGGTCGGCGGCGATAAGATGAGTTCAATCGTGGACTACACAGACCGGACCACAGCCATTCTGTTTGGAGACGGGGCCGGTGCTGTCCTGCTCGAACCTACCACAGATGGTACCGGTATTCTGGATTCCATTCTGTATTCTGATGGTTCCGGAAAAGATTATTTATATATGAAGGGGGGCGGAAGCCTTCATCCTCCCACCCACAAAACGGTCGATTCAAAAATGCATTACCTCTTCCAGGATGGTAAAACCGTTTTTAAATCAGCGGTAACCGGTATGGCCGATGTTTCTGCTGAAATTCTGGAAAAAAATGGTCTGAAAGGCTCGGATGTGGCCTACCTGATCCCCCATCAGGCCAATCTGAGAATTATTGATGCCACCGCTAACCGGATGGGAATTGATAATTCAAAAGTGATTATCAATATCGGAAAGTATGGCAATACCACTGCCGCCACCATCCCACTGGCCCTTTGTGACGCAATCGAACAATCGAAAATCCGCCGTGGTGATAATATTATCCTTGCTGCCTTTGGTGCAGGATACACCTGGGGTGCGATCTGGCTGAAATGGGCTTACAATACCTGA